Proteins from a genomic interval of Pseudodesulfovibrio nedwellii:
- a CDS encoding DUF1007 family protein, producing MLKKLYTICLLVMLTPLLTPSQGRCHPHVFVDASLTFFVDDSGLTGVREYWLFDEIFTQAILSDLGLDANSLPTTLGQEKIRDGAFAYLVNFGYFTLIESEGKRIPVSKTEGFRASLENGRLVYDFLVPLNLPFEHIKNFRMAVFDEEYYSDVVLVKDNISFEIDGMAQVSHTVRPAKDYTYWKFIVPEAVHLSISNSPSTAPAPEAAQFEEIEGPGPIEQLMTLVRSTQKQLTQRLNGFGMQLKGNPFGPALWMFLGLSFLYGIVHAIGPGHGKAVVCSYFLSNPGSLMNGALMGNAITFVHMGSAAVAVGAAYLIFSSGMGGFAAASRALQPASYALLALMGLFLLIKAIRDILKGGMLADPSCGHSHNEPKGGDLKSILSVSFITGLVPCPGAAVILAFAIGLNIFWIGMLALICMAAGMGLTTTLFAWVAVTARSATLKLSGKNRKVFNLLYAGLSICGAGTIALFGSALFFGSL from the coding sequence ATGCTTAAAAAATTATACACCATATGTCTGTTGGTCATGCTCACGCCCCTTTTGACACCGAGCCAAGGCCGTTGCCATCCTCACGTATTCGTGGATGCGTCGTTGACCTTTTTCGTGGATGACTCGGGCCTGACAGGTGTCCGTGAATATTGGCTTTTCGACGAAATTTTCACCCAGGCCATTCTGAGTGATCTGGGCCTTGATGCAAACAGTCTGCCGACGACTCTCGGCCAGGAAAAAATCCGGGATGGAGCCTTTGCCTACCTCGTGAACTTCGGATACTTCACGCTCATTGAATCCGAAGGAAAACGCATACCCGTTTCCAAAACAGAAGGGTTCCGCGCTTCGTTGGAAAACGGTCGCCTAGTCTACGACTTTCTCGTTCCGCTGAACCTGCCCTTTGAACACATCAAGAATTTTCGTATGGCCGTGTTCGACGAAGAATATTATTCGGACGTCGTGCTGGTCAAAGATAACATCTCTTTCGAGATAGACGGCATGGCTCAGGTCAGCCACACCGTCAGACCGGCAAAAGATTATACATACTGGAAATTCATCGTTCCAGAAGCCGTCCACCTGTCGATCTCCAACTCCCCTTCCACTGCACCAGCGCCAGAAGCCGCTCAGTTTGAAGAAATCGAAGGGCCCGGTCCCATCGAACAACTGATGACACTGGTTCGCTCCACGCAAAAACAACTGACGCAAAGACTCAACGGATTCGGCATGCAGCTCAAGGGCAACCCCTTCGGGCCTGCCCTGTGGATGTTCCTCGGCCTTTCATTCCTGTACGGCATTGTCCACGCCATAGGTCCCGGCCATGGCAAAGCAGTTGTCTGCTCATATTTTCTGAGCAACCCGGGGTCCCTGATGAACGGTGCGCTGATGGGAAATGCCATTACGTTTGTCCATATGGGTTCCGCAGCCGTGGCCGTCGGTGCGGCCTATCTAATCTTTTCCTCTGGTATGGGAGGCTTCGCTGCCGCCAGTCGCGCCCTGCAACCAGCCAGCTATGCACTCCTTGCACTCATGGGGCTTTTCCTGCTGATCAAGGCAATTCGTGACATCCTCAAGGGCGGCATGCTCGCGGACCCATCATGTGGTCACAGTCACAACGAACCAAAAGGCGGCGATCTCAAATCCATTCTGTCCGTCTCCTTTATCACAGGCCTCGTGCCATGCCCGGGCGCAGCCGTAATTCTTGCCTTTGCCATCGGGTTGAATATTTTCTGGATCGGCATGCTCGCCTTGATCTGCATGGCGGCTGGCATGGGATTAACCACCACTTTATTCGCTTGGGTCGCTGTAACAGCCCGGTCCGCCACTCTCAAACTCTCCGGCAAAAACAGAAAAGTTTTCAACCTGCTCTACGCGGGTTTATCCATCTGCGGAGCCGGTACGATCGCCCTATTCGGCTCGGCCCTATTCTTCGGCAGTCTGTAA
- a CDS encoding Lrp/AsnC family transcriptional regulator: protein MKSTLDIQDKKLVAALTHDGQLSPGKIGQGMGVTAPTVRSRMKNLITAGALKVAGLINPMEAKGLTVAMVGITLHSHEQLGEKLEQIGSLPRVNWCAVVTGRYDIIVEIICTDEMSDLYDFLDQDLSKVGGVNSSESFVVMKSKRKWLLLPDAVVDRFNK from the coding sequence ATGAAAAGTACTCTCGACATACAAGACAAGAAACTGGTGGCTGCGCTGACCCACGATGGCCAGCTGTCACCGGGAAAAATTGGTCAGGGCATGGGCGTAACAGCGCCGACAGTGCGATCTCGCATGAAAAATCTTATAACGGCTGGAGCACTCAAGGTTGCCGGCCTGATAAACCCCATGGAAGCCAAAGGGCTGACCGTGGCCATGGTGGGCATCACACTGCACAGCCATGAACAACTCGGTGAAAAACTGGAGCAAATCGGCTCCCTACCACGCGTCAACTGGTGCGCAGTAGTCACCGGCCGTTACGACATCATTGTCGAAATTATCTGCACGGATGAAATGAGCGACCTGTACGACTTTCTTGATCAGGACCTATCCAAAGTCGGCGGTGTCAATTCCAGCGAATCCTTTGTCGTCATGAAATCCAAGCGCAAGTGGCTGTTACTGCCCGACGCTGTTGTCGACAGATTCAATAAATAA